A region of [Bacteroides] pectinophilus DNA encodes the following proteins:
- a CDS encoding AraC family transcriptional regulator, with protein sequence MNGTMSEYFNINKLIREAAFRMDETHSHDCYELVYLFSGECNILVSHTIYRMVPGTLVIIPPGEIHKTSYGSNDKVRQQRTALRFSIKDTDWLCSALGKDFVKDNLTAGIIEVPDKRKEYIENLITRMIYENQMPDELSMGMVKTLFQEFMIFVLRCKLYGDTSAHEIDAQNSTIQDVATYVYNNYDKQIYLDDVAKQFSISRSYLSKKFKQTTGFGFKEYLLNVRIKEACRLLLETNHSITDIAFACGFNDSNYFGDAFRRIKGISPNKYRHNRDVV encoded by the coding sequence ATGAATGGTACAATGTCAGAATATTTTAATATTAATAAACTTATACGAGAAGCAGCATTCAGGATGGATGAAACCCATTCACATGATTGTTATGAGCTGGTTTACCTGTTTTCAGGAGAATGCAATATTCTTGTAAGCCACACTATATACAGGATGGTGCCGGGTACTCTGGTAATTATTCCGCCGGGGGAGATACATAAGACATCATATGGCAGCAACGATAAGGTGAGACAGCAGAGGACGGCATTAAGGTTTTCAATAAAAGATACGGACTGGCTGTGTTCTGCACTTGGAAAGGATTTTGTAAAAGATAATCTTACAGCCGGTATAATTGAAGTGCCGGATAAGAGGAAAGAATATATAGAGAATCTTATAACAAGAATGATATATGAGAATCAGATGCCTGATGAACTTTCGATGGGGATGGTAAAGACTCTTTTTCAGGAATTTATGATTTTTGTGCTGCGCTGCAAATTATACGGGGATACGTCGGCACATGAGATTGATGCGCAGAACAGCACAATTCAGGATGTGGCAACGTATGTCTACAATAACTATGATAAGCAGATATATCTGGATGATGTGGCAAAACAATTCAGCATAAGCAGGTCTTATTTGTCGAAAAAATTCAAGCAGACAACAGGGTTCGGATTCAAGGAGTATCTGCTCAATGTAAGAATTAAGGAGGCATGCAGGCTGCTTCTGGAGACTAATCATTCCATAACTGACATTGCATTTGCATGCGGCTTCAATGACAGTAATTATTTTGGAGACGCATTCAGAAGAATAAAGGGAATATCACCGAATAAGTACAGGCATAATAGAGATGTAGTATAG